ATAAATGATATATTAGGGAAAGATTCTGCTGATATTTTTCAAATAAAAGAAACAAAATTTGAAGACTATACAGAACCTAAAAAGCTAAAGATAGAAACATATGAAGAGTGGGGTAAAGAGAATGATAGAAATAATTAATAAAATATTTAATGAAAAAAAATATGAAAAAATTTATGAAAAAGATGAATTTTATTTATATGAATGTAGGGAAGAAATGAAAACAGATTTTTATTTACTATATTTTTTGAATTATGCATCTGAACTTGAAATAGAAAAAATGTTAATAGAGAAGTATTCAGAAATGATATATGAAATAAAAAAAGAAAAAAAATATAAAGAGACCATTGATAAAAATCTTTCATTAGTTTTATTTTTAAAAATATCCAAAAAAAATCAAGAAGATATAAAAAAATTAACTTATGAAATTGAAGAATCTAAAATGTATTTTAAGAGATATTTGCTAAATTATACTGAAGATGAAGAAAAAAAATTTTTTGATTTTTTTTCTGTAAAGGATACTATAGAAAAAATGAAAATTGAAATAAAAAAAACTGATAATTTTGAAAAATTTAAAAATGGAGAAATAAGTTTTTACAATTTATTAATAAAACTTTATATAAAAATTCCAATATTAGAATATGAATTTAAAGAGAGTGATTTATTGGAAGATTTTCATAGTGAATTGAATAATGAACTAAAAACTTTAGAAGATGAAAATTTAATAAACTATATAAAAGAAATAAAAATAGATACTAAATTTGACATTATTAACTTTTCAAAATACAATCTAACTGAAGATGAAGTAAAAACAGAAATTTTAAGGTTAAGTGAAGTAAAATGAATTATAAAATAAATAAAATAATTTTAAATAATTTCAAATTTATATCACAAAATGAAAAAAAAGAAATAAAATTTAACAATAAAGATTTAATAATTTTAGGAGGGCCAAATGGTTTTGGAAAAACAACTATATTTAATGGAATTGAACTTGTTTTATCAGGAAAAATAAGTGGAATAAAAGGAATTACTAAAGGAAATAGATATTTAAATAATCATGTTTGTTTAAATAATTCAACTAAAGAAGGAATTATAGGAATAGAATTAAAGAATTCAGAAAAAAAACTTTCAATAATATGCAAAATTCTAAAAAATAATAGAAATCAAGAGCAAGATTTATTTATAGAAAGATTTTATAGAGTAGGAGAATTAAAAAAAGAAGATTTAGAAAATTTGGAATTATTAGAATTAAAAAGAATAGAAAAAATATCTGAAATTTCAGAATTAAAAAATTTTAAAGAAGACTACTTTAATATATTTCATTATATTTCCCAAAAAGAGTATGCTTATTACTTAGAAAAAAACGAAGAAGAAAGAAAAGAAATTATAACACAGCTAATTGGAATTGCTTCTGAAAAAGGAACCTTAACTTTTTTAAGAAAATTTTTAGGTAAATCAAATGCAGAAACTCTTACTAATCAAATTGAAAATAAAGAAAATGAAGTAAAAAAAATGATTAAAGAAAATATAATTGAAAAAAATTTGGAAGAATTTTCTGAAGAATACGCAGAAGATGAAATAGAAAAATTTATATGTAAAAATGAAATAAGCTTGTTTTTATGTGTAAATCAAATTGAAGAATTAAAAGAAAAATATCAAGAGTTAAAAGAAAAATTACTTGAATATGAACTTTTTTTATTAGGAGAAAAATTTTCTAATTATAATTTTAAGAAAAAATATGAAAAAAAATTGAAATTTTTTATAGAAAATAAAAATCAAATTTTGAATAATAAATTATTAAAAAATTATAAAATAGATGAGAAAGGTTTATTAGAAGCTGAAAAAAAGAACAATGAAATTGAAGAAATAAAGAAAATTCTACAAAAACCTATAACTAAAGAAAATTTTTTTGAATTGAAAATACCTGAAAGATTTGTTGAAGATGAAAGACTATTAAAAGATAAAATTAATATTATAATTACTAGAGAAGAAAGTTTAAATTTGCACGAAAAAGTTTTATTAAAATTCAAGGAAATAAGAAGAACTCTTTTCGAGCATTATAAAAGTTCGAATGAAATATTTTTAAAAAACCAATGTCCTCTTTGTGGAACTGAGTTAAACAGTATTGATGAAGCATATAGTGAAATTACATTAATGTTAGAAAAAGATACATCAGATATACATTTAAAAGAATTAAATGATTCTGTTCAATGTGCCTTAAAAAAAATAGAAGAAGAATTAATTAAAACAGTTAATGATGAAATGAATTATAAAATTGAGGATATAAATTTTATAAATAAAAATAGAATAAATATTCTAAATTTTTTTGAATTTTGTCAATGTGAGAATATAAATGAAGAATATATAAACTTAGAATCTTTTTTGGGAGAAAAAATTCTAAAATTGAAAAATGAAGATTTTGAAAAGGAATATAAAAATACAAAATATATACAATATCTTGATAAAATACCAGAAATTACTAAGGAAATTATAATAAAAGAGAGAAGGTATTTAGAGAAAAGTTATATTGAAAATAAAAATAGAATCATTTCACAGAATCAAAAAAAGATAACAGATGAAGTTATAAAAATATTGCAATTGAAAAAATTACAAAAAAAATTAAATATTATTAAAGAGATATATAAGGAGAGAATAGAAAAATTCCAAAAAGATATTTTTCCTATTTTGGAAGTTCCATTGTATATTTATACAGGTAAAATCTTACAAGATTACCAAAATGGAATGGGTGTATTTATACAAAATAATGGAAATGGAATAAAATTTATTCCTAATATAAATACAGAACATGATATTATAAATACTTTTAGTTCCGGACAATTATCAGGTTTTATGGTAGTATTAGTTATGGTAATGAATAAAATTTATAGTAAAACAGAAAATAACATAGACAGTATATTAATTGATGATCCATTTCATACCTTGGATGATGTGAATATAACTTCTTTAATTGAAATATTAAGGCAATCTTTTTTTAAAAAACAAATAATCATATCCAGTCATGAAGATAAAAAAACTGATTTTATGAGATATAAATTCAATAAATTTAATTTACTTTCTGAGGAAATAAATGTTAGAGAAAAATTCTTTTAAAAAATAATTAAAATATTGACTCTTATATTTTATAGTTGCATGGATATACCAAAGAATCATTGATGTCTGTTTTTTTAAAATATTTGTTTTTGTTTGAGATAGTTATTTAAAAAATAGGACAAAGAACCATATGTACAAGCTGATGGTCGTTGTTCATACAGAAAAACTAATTAATATTTAGTTTTATAAAAATAAATGTTATTATAAGAAAACCATAGATTTTATTCTATGGTTTTTTGATAAGTAGTTCTTATATATTCAATAAACTAATTTAAAATAAGTATTATCTTAAAAAATTTAAATAAATTAACATTAACACCATATCAAAAGGGATACCTAATTAAAAGAAATGAGTTTAAATACAAGTTTATAATGTCGCAATTTTAAAGTGCGATTCTCCTATAATAGCAACTAATAATTGGTTGATAATATTAGAAAAATTAAATATAATGGTACTTGGGGAGGTGATAAAATGAAATTTGGTAAAAATTTACAATATCTCAGAATGATTTATAAAAATATGACACAAGAGGAACTTGCAAGCCAATTAAATGTTTCCAGACAAACAGTTTCTAAATGAGAACTTGGTCAAGGTAAGC
The nucleotide sequence above comes from Fusobacterium sp.. Encoded proteins:
- a CDS encoding ABC-three component system middle component 1 produces the protein MIEIINKIFNEKKYEKIYEKDEFYLYECREEMKTDFYLLYFLNYASELEIEKMLIEKYSEMIYEIKKEKKYKETIDKNLSLVLFLKISKKNQEDIKKLTYEIEESKMYFKRYLLNYTEDEEKKFFDFFSVKDTIEKMKIEIKKTDNFEKFKNGEISFYNLLIKLYIKIPILEYEFKESDLLEDFHSELNNELKTLEDENLINYIKEIKIDTKFDIINFSKYNLTEDEVKTEILRLSEVK
- a CDS encoding AAA family ATPase; its protein translation is MNYKINKIILNNFKFISQNEKKEIKFNNKDLIILGGPNGFGKTTIFNGIELVLSGKISGIKGITKGNRYLNNHVCLNNSTKEGIIGIELKNSEKKLSIICKILKNNRNQEQDLFIERFYRVGELKKEDLENLELLELKRIEKISEISELKNFKEDYFNIFHYISQKEYAYYLEKNEEERKEIITQLIGIASEKGTLTFLRKFLGKSNAETLTNQIENKENEVKKMIKENIIEKNLEEFSEEYAEDEIEKFICKNEISLFLCVNQIEELKEKYQELKEKLLEYELFLLGEKFSNYNFKKKYEKKLKFFIENKNQILNNKLLKNYKIDEKGLLEAEKKNNEIEEIKKILQKPITKENFFELKIPERFVEDERLLKDKINIIITREESLNLHEKVLLKFKEIRRTLFEHYKSSNEIFLKNQCPLCGTELNSIDEAYSEITLMLEKDTSDIHLKELNDSVQCALKKIEEELIKTVNDEMNYKIEDINFINKNRINILNFFEFCQCENINEEYINLESFLGEKILKLKNEDFEKEYKNTKYIQYLDKIPEITKEIIIKERRYLEKSYIENKNRIISQNQKKITDEVIKILQLKKLQKKLNIIKEIYKERIEKFQKDIFPILEVPLYIYTGKILQDYQNGMGVFIQNNGNGIKFIPNINTEHDIINTFSSGQLSGFMVVLVMVMNKIYSKTENNIDSILIDDPFHTLDDVNITSLIEILRQSFFKKQIIISSHEDKKTDFMRYKFNKFNLLSEEINVREKFF
- a CDS encoding helix-turn-helix transcriptional regulator; the encoded protein is MKFGKNLQYLRMIYKNMTQEELASQLNVSRQTVSK